One segment of Fibrobacter sp. UWB10 DNA contains the following:
- a CDS encoding exodeoxyribonuclease V subunit gamma, producing MLHLKFALNLENLADEMIDALGKHWTDPFDSPIVVFPDPKIEQWFRLRYIAKRGVLANLDIVTLDKFLFKYLTQGDTSKQKLTADILCNVLIAYLNEAYSGKGTSIPKEIRNYLYKKNGEKFSGEIDESKLFDFARTLAGLFLEYETSRPGGFISPLQNKHHEGLLAYWKQGALRDFFSEENRPLPKEKWQREIYSRLFHNTEGKSLLTQVFEATCKRTGSNTAFLTIPYLFSQRVDTSQWTKPVFIFGLSGMGQFYRVILQQFAAEHDIFAFIQNPCMEFWEDVGSKPVTRWNKKNEPSRIALPAPKDSLTEEGLAENENMLLKNWGRTGRENIRLWCLASDYTFDFVGYEFTPDSLLHQVQYLVSHRLNRIYESEVGELKLSETDASLTLAAAPSSLREVENLHTQVCLLLKQGVRLDEMVVIAPDLDSYRTPIEQVFNAAPRDSEFYIPYAITDYPEKDSLVGKAIANLLDIHQQRSISRPAFFDLVKNPVVQSTLQITDSDVAAWEKWVVNMNVYRHAGEDDWSRCINQMLFSQVTDAPFASAHERYLPYEDIESSDGNLTLKFINCIDELNRWIRFAAEGIEKVQANSLALLKTHLAHWVGLNAKEDRFAVEKKIWQKVQNAIDLMEFQFDAGAPLISWKIVGQMLSSACEDSRTGNTRLFSSGLTFMRFAVNRVVPARHIFFIGANAGVFPGQKKANTMDLRTQTTRWPGDDTPVDKNCYTFLCQLMSAAEGFHISYVNRNLKKDEELFPSSVIRDLQFFIGESACPNSAAFKERKIPLDETRSDDELFTLRSIRNKLNRVFVSPTENQVAQPQELQIALPDTVSVRDFKRFFDDPFQFQLSRKVTLPSVENDPEKELYEPVSLNNLDKSILLKDFVQSILDSEKIKDSTTEQEWILKKKIPRGVFGEVALDDINAESSVIFNLISDSFKGKSIAYQEKVEVSLSEGSHSWTLRSKLDWHQVMVDGTHRLFSVKSGSVSNTDFTKLFLDALLIAAAKQDPDCVTPFELRIFSSKNEEVKKEFVISWTDAVLRLKQIYHRCFVENYRKCVPAKMYDERDVQTFVSYRTKLAGKFGAWSYFDGKNLFDPEKFSGFSRDNFLNDWNDAVSEQIRLLDPIWSEEDEQ from the coding sequence ATGCTGCACCTGAAATTTGCATTGAATCTGGAAAACCTTGCCGACGAGATGATCGACGCTCTCGGCAAGCATTGGACGGATCCTTTTGATTCGCCCATTGTCGTTTTTCCGGACCCCAAAATTGAGCAATGGTTCAGGTTGCGTTATATTGCCAAGCGCGGTGTTCTTGCCAATTTAGATATAGTCACTCTTGATAAATTCCTGTTCAAGTACTTGACTCAAGGGGATACTTCTAAGCAGAAGTTGACGGCAGACATTCTGTGCAATGTGCTGATTGCCTATTTGAACGAGGCGTATTCCGGCAAAGGAACGTCTATTCCTAAAGAAATCCGGAATTATCTTTATAAAAAAAACGGTGAAAAATTTTCCGGCGAAATCGACGAATCGAAACTGTTTGATTTTGCGCGCACTTTGGCAGGGCTTTTCCTAGAATACGAAACCAGCCGTCCGGGCGGATTCATTTCGCCTTTGCAGAACAAGCATCACGAGGGCTTGCTCGCCTATTGGAAACAGGGTGCCTTGCGTGACTTTTTCTCGGAAGAAAATCGACCCTTGCCTAAAGAAAAATGGCAACGCGAAATATATTCCCGCCTGTTCCATAACACAGAGGGTAAATCGCTGTTGACGCAGGTTTTCGAGGCGACTTGCAAGCGTACCGGCAGCAATACGGCTTTCTTGACGATTCCTTACTTGTTCTCGCAACGTGTTGATACTTCGCAGTGGACAAAGCCCGTGTTTATTTTCGGCCTTTCGGGTATGGGCCAGTTTTACCGTGTTATTTTGCAGCAGTTCGCCGCGGAGCACGATATTTTTGCCTTTATCCAGAATCCGTGTATGGAATTCTGGGAAGATGTCGGAAGTAAACCGGTTACCCGTTGGAACAAGAAGAACGAACCTTCTCGAATTGCGCTCCCGGCGCCCAAGGATTCCTTGACGGAAGAAGGACTTGCCGAAAACGAAAACATGTTGCTCAAGAACTGGGGGCGTACCGGCCGAGAAAATATTCGTCTGTGGTGCCTGGCGTCGGATTACACGTTTGATTTTGTTGGCTACGAATTCACGCCGGATTCGCTTTTGCATCAGGTGCAGTATCTTGTTTCGCACCGTTTGAATCGCATTTATGAATCCGAGGTGGGCGAGCTCAAATTGAGCGAAACGGATGCCTCGTTGACGCTTGCGGCGGCCCCGTCTTCTTTGCGCGAAGTTGAAAACTTGCATACGCAGGTATGCCTACTTTTGAAACAGGGTGTGCGCCTCGACGAGATGGTAGTCATCGCTCCGGATCTCGATTCTTACAGGACTCCAATTGAACAGGTGTTCAATGCGGCCCCGCGCGATAGTGAGTTCTACATTCCGTATGCGATTACGGATTACCCTGAAAAAGATTCCCTGGTCGGCAAGGCGATTGCGAACCTTCTGGATATCCATCAACAGCGCTCTATTTCGAGACCGGCGTTTTTTGACCTTGTCAAGAATCCGGTAGTGCAGTCTACATTGCAAATTACCGACAGCGATGTCGCCGCCTGGGAAAAGTGGGTGGTGAACATGAACGTTTACCGCCACGCCGGCGAAGACGATTGGAGCCGCTGCATAAATCAGATGCTGTTTTCGCAGGTGACCGATGCTCCGTTTGCCTCGGCCCATGAGCGTTACTTGCCTTACGAAGATATTGAATCGTCTGATGGTAATCTCACGCTGAAGTTTATCAACTGCATCGATGAACTCAATCGCTGGATTCGTTTTGCGGCAGAGGGCATTGAAAAGGTTCAGGCCAATTCGCTTGCGTTACTGAAAACGCATTTGGCGCATTGGGTGGGCCTGAATGCCAAAGAAGACCGCTTTGCGGTCGAAAAGAAAATTTGGCAGAAGGTTCAAAATGCGATTGACCTGATGGAATTCCAGTTCGATGCGGGCGCTCCGCTCATTTCATGGAAAATTGTCGGGCAGATGCTTTCGAGTGCCTGCGAAGATTCTCGTACGGGCAATACGCGGCTTTTTAGCAGTGGCCTTACATTTATGCGGTTCGCGGTCAACAGGGTTGTTCCCGCAAGGCATATCTTCTTTATCGGGGCGAATGCGGGCGTGTTCCCTGGGCAAAAGAAAGCGAATACGATGGATTTGCGCACGCAAACGACTCGCTGGCCGGGTGACGATACTCCGGTTGACAAGAATTGCTATACCTTCTTGTGCCAGCTGATGAGCGCTGCCGAAGGCTTCCACATCAGCTATGTCAACAGGAACCTGAAAAAAGATGAAGAACTTTTCCCGTCTTCGGTGATTAGGGACTTGCAATTCTTTATTGGCGAAAGCGCCTGCCCGAATAGTGCTGCTTTTAAGGAACGCAAGATTCCGCTGGACGAAACCCGCTCCGATGACGAACTTTTCACGCTCCGTTCGATTCGTAACAAGCTGAACCGAGTCTTTGTAAGCCCGACAGAAAATCAGGTTGCTCAACCGCAAGAGTTGCAAATTGCCTTGCCTGATACAGTGAGTGTGCGAGATTTCAAGCGTTTCTTTGATGATCCGTTCCAGTTCCAGCTTTCTCGAAAGGTGACGCTGCCCTCGGTCGAAAACGACCCCGAAAAGGAACTCTACGAACCGGTATCGCTCAATAATCTCGACAAGTCTATCTTGCTCAAGGATTTTGTGCAATCCATTTTAGATAGCGAAAAAATCAAGGATTCTACGACAGAGCAGGAATGGATTCTAAAGAAGAAAATTCCGCGTGGAGTGTTCGGCGAGGTCGCTCTCGATGATATCAATGCAGAATCATCGGTGATTTTCAACTTGATTTCCGATAGTTTCAAGGGCAAATCTATAGCTTATCAAGAAAAAGTGGAAGTTTCTTTGTCGGAAGGTTCCCATAGTTGGACGCTGCGCTCTAAACTGGACTGGCATCAAGTTATGGTTGATGGAACACACCGGTTGTTCAGCGTAAAGTCCGGCAGTGTTTCCAATACCGATTTTACCAAACTTTTCTTGGATGCGTTGTTGATAGCCGCTGCTAAACAAGACCCTGATTGTGTGACTCCCTTTGAACTGAGAATTTTCTCGAGCAAGAACGAGGAGGTCAAAAAAGAGTTTGTCATTAGCTGGACTGATGCTGTTCTCCGCTTGAAACAGATATATCACCGCTGCTTTGTCGAAAACTACCGCAAATGTGTTCCGGCAAAAATGTACGACGAACGCGACGTTCAGACTTTTGTCAGCTACCGCACAAAACTGGCTGGCAAATTTGGCGCCTGGTCTTATTTTGACGGCAAGAATCTTTTTGACCCCGAAAAATTTTCCGGTTTCTCCCGCGATAATTTCTTGAACGATTGGAATGATGCCGTGTCGGAACAGATCCGCTTGCTGGATCCTATCTGGAGCGAAGAAGATGAGCAATGA
- a CDS encoding ORF6N domain-containing protein: MKNIEPVALNPLVESGVEKMICVIRGKQVLLDRDLALLYGVETKRINEQVKRNIDRFPEEFCFQLEKDEFDNWKSQFATSNSDKKGLRKLPFAFSEQGVAMLSAVLHSEKAIRVSIDIMKAFVEMRHFLASNRNLLGSNELVGLSLATAQNTRDIASVSTEVKVLSGEVHEMRGEFSKMNADLQKVMDNFIDPSTYKHFLILNGHKLEADIAYAQIYGRAKKSIMIIDDYVGVKTLDLLREIAKGVSVKIYSDNCSFETLTEQMQKDFLRSRPDVSLKMKETHGKFHDRYIFLDYGSKNEKLFHCGASSKDAGNKITTIMQVECTEIYHTLIDMLG, translated from the coding sequence ATGAAAAATATTGAGCCTGTTGCCTTGAATCCGTTAGTGGAGTCGGGCGTAGAAAAGATGATTTGTGTCATTCGCGGAAAACAAGTATTACTTGATCGTGACTTGGCCCTTCTTTATGGGGTGGAGACCAAGCGTATTAATGAACAGGTGAAGCGCAACATTGATCGTTTCCCTGAAGAATTTTGTTTTCAGCTGGAAAAGGATGAGTTTGACAATTGGAAGTCGCAATTTGCGACTTCCAATTCCGACAAGAAGGGCTTACGGAAGCTCCCTTTCGCTTTTTCTGAGCAAGGTGTTGCCATGCTTTCTGCCGTATTGCATAGCGAAAAAGCTATAAGGGTCAGTATTGATATAATGAAAGCATTTGTCGAAATGCGGCATTTCCTTGCGTCAAATAGAAATCTTCTTGGTTCTAACGAGCTGGTTGGTCTTTCTTTGGCTACGGCCCAGAACACAAGGGATATTGCCTCCGTATCGACGGAGGTCAAAGTACTTTCTGGTGAAGTTCACGAGATGCGGGGCGAATTCAGCAAGATGAACGCGGATCTCCAGAAAGTTATGGATAATTTCATCGATCCGTCGACTTACAAGCATTTCTTGATCCTGAATGGTCACAAGCTAGAAGCTGATATCGCGTACGCACAAATTTATGGTAGGGCGAAAAAGTCCATCATGATTATTGATGATTATGTGGGCGTCAAGACGCTGGACCTGTTGCGTGAAATCGCCAAGGGCGTTTCCGTGAAAATCTATAGTGATAATTGCAGTTTTGAAACCCTGACGGAACAGATGCAGAAAGATTTTTTGAGGTCTAGACCTGATGTTTCGCTCAAAATGAAAGAAACACACGGAAAATTCCACGACCGTTATATATTCTTGGATTATGGGTCAAAAAATGAAAAATTGTTCCATTGTGGAGCTTCTTCCAAAGATGCGGGCAACAAAATTACCACCATTATGCAGGTTGAATGTACTGAGATTTACCATACACTGATTGATATGTTGGGGTGA
- a CDS encoding DEAD/DEAH box helicase family protein, whose amino-acid sequence MLPEELAREKIDKQLISAGWDIVSRNEYTPKSTSAVKEALMQGNTESDYLLFIDDKAIAVVEAKREENPLGSEVEKQAEEYARSPQSWYGLWYQDLIPLVYMANGKKIYFKNLLTDPDGDYVELSEMHSPKKMLSLINKTSDYGALPHLKKDGLRECQYKAEIGFEKSLKEGQKKNLAILATGSGKTYLACLASYRLLNYTPVKRILFLVDRNNLARQTEAEFCQFDRTEDQTEMSALYEIKRLKKENDIKADIVISTIQKLFAVLTGQSLSDESEDVEDEKTSIEEEKKTKDVVSLGNDLKLPPNHFQFIIVDECHRSIYGKWKAVLDYFSDAKILGLTATPTPEAIAFFNSNIIEKYTYDDSVVDGVNVPSRVYRITTDVTEHGGTINPGSKIGEYNRMSRESTSYVADQRVDYDNMQLDRSVVNKDQIRKVLTAYKNAIYEDLYPEREKNWAYIPKTLIFAKDDNHASEIVEAVKDVFEKEFKNNKVPEHFVQKITYSSEDSNGLIRDLRTEKDFRIAVTVTLVATGTDVRPLEIVLFMKDVRSDVLYTQMKGRGCRTICEDKLREVTPNAITKECYYIIDAVGVTEHEKIIPHPVIDSKPGKKILSLELLLEHLAHNEVSDENLWLLRDYCSTINKRYEDNPLFGRHLDYFITAYGFAPRTIAENIQAATDQKILMEYPYIDSSCDNNVRMATISELINNVAARKKLLEMQRGYILSTEEDPDEIIYAGFSKESAKKFIENFEKYLNENKDSIEALRIIYNSENSVITHSMLSELRDRLLSENRQYGVFPIWKNYKLLDSEGNVDQLDVKTNVNALTNLIQIVRYAYKKNQKLTSLINGYAKRFALYCGQQQRVLTEDQIKIMKQIADFVINDGALSVNELNEIDTDLWRKGVTSFGGKTLAEEMQVLSRFLLKVVA is encoded by the coding sequence ATGCTACCCGAAGAACTAGCACGAGAAAAAATTGACAAACAGCTTATCAGTGCTGGTTGGGACATCGTGTCACGAAATGAGTACACCCCTAAATCAACATCAGCCGTAAAAGAGGCTCTAATGCAGGGGAATACCGAAAGCGATTATCTGCTTTTTATTGATGACAAAGCTATCGCCGTAGTTGAAGCAAAACGTGAAGAAAATCCGCTAGGATCTGAAGTTGAAAAGCAGGCTGAAGAATACGCAAGAAGCCCGCAAAGCTGGTATGGATTATGGTATCAGGATTTGATTCCGCTTGTATATATGGCAAACGGGAAGAAAATTTATTTCAAGAACCTGCTTACAGACCCAGATGGTGATTATGTAGAACTTTCAGAGATGCACTCTCCGAAAAAAATGTTATCGCTCATCAATAAGACATCTGATTATGGAGCACTCCCGCATCTTAAAAAGGACGGCTTGCGAGAGTGTCAATACAAAGCTGAAATTGGATTTGAAAAATCGTTAAAAGAAGGGCAAAAGAAGAATCTTGCCATTCTTGCAACAGGTAGCGGAAAAACCTATTTAGCCTGCTTAGCAAGTTATCGGCTTTTGAACTATACGCCAGTAAAGAGAATACTCTTTCTAGTAGATAGAAATAATCTTGCAAGACAGACCGAGGCAGAATTCTGCCAGTTTGACCGTACCGAAGACCAGACGGAAATGAGTGCCTTATATGAAATAAAACGCTTGAAAAAAGAGAACGATATAAAAGCAGATATCGTTATTTCTACCATTCAAAAACTCTTTGCGGTACTTACAGGTCAGTCACTTTCAGATGAAAGCGAAGATGTCGAAGATGAAAAAACGTCTATAGAAGAAGAAAAGAAAACAAAGGATGTCGTTTCACTTGGCAACGATCTAAAGCTTCCTCCGAATCACTTTCAGTTCATTATCGTTGACGAGTGCCATAGATCCATCTACGGCAAATGGAAAGCGGTTTTAGACTATTTTTCAGATGCAAAAATTCTTGGTCTTACAGCAACGCCAACACCGGAAGCGATAGCGTTTTTCAACAGCAACATCATTGAAAAATATACATATGACGATTCTGTTGTTGATGGAGTAAACGTACCATCACGTGTATATCGCATTACTACGGATGTGACAGAACACGGAGGCACAATAAATCCCGGTTCGAAAATTGGCGAATACAATCGCATGTCTCGCGAGTCTACATCTTACGTTGCAGATCAAAGAGTTGACTATGACAATATGCAACTTGATAGGTCTGTTGTAAACAAGGACCAAATTAGGAAAGTGCTAACAGCATACAAAAATGCGATTTACGAAGATTTGTATCCAGAGCGTGAAAAGAATTGGGCCTATATTCCCAAAACATTGATTTTCGCCAAAGACGACAATCATGCATCTGAAATTGTCGAAGCTGTGAAAGACGTTTTTGAAAAGGAATTTAAAAACAATAAGGTTCCAGAACATTTCGTTCAAAAAATCACGTATTCCTCAGAAGATTCAAACGGGCTGATTAGAGATTTGAGAACTGAAAAAGATTTCAGAATTGCTGTTACGGTGACGTTAGTCGCAACCGGTACTGATGTAAGACCCTTGGAAATCGTGTTATTCATGAAAGATGTCCGTTCAGATGTTCTCTATACGCAGATGAAAGGCCGAGGATGTCGTACTATCTGCGAAGATAAACTTCGCGAAGTAACTCCGAACGCGATTACAAAGGAGTGTTATTACATCATTGATGCGGTTGGCGTAACTGAACATGAGAAAATAATTCCGCACCCCGTCATTGATTCGAAGCCAGGAAAGAAAATTTTGTCTTTAGAGCTCCTGTTAGAGCACCTAGCGCATAATGAAGTAAGCGACGAGAATCTTTGGCTTTTAAGAGATTACTGTTCAACCATCAACAAACGATATGAAGACAATCCATTATTTGGCAGACACTTGGATTACTTCATTACAGCCTATGGTTTTGCTCCACGAACAATCGCCGAGAATATTCAGGCGGCTACAGACCAGAAGATACTAATGGAATATCCGTATATAGACTCTTCATGCGACAATAATGTACGTATGGCCACGATTTCAGAACTAATTAACAACGTTGCGGCTAGAAAGAAATTACTCGAAATGCAACGGGGATACATCCTAAGCACAGAAGAGGATCCTGATGAGATTATTTATGCAGGATTTTCTAAGGAATCGGCAAAAAAATTCATTGAAAACTTTGAAAAATATTTGAACGAAAATAAAGACAGCATAGAAGCTTTGAGAATTATTTACAATTCCGAGAATTCCGTCATTACGCACTCTATGCTGAGTGAACTTAGAGATAGGTTGCTGTCTGAAAATAGGCAATATGGGGTATTTCCAATATGGAAAAATTACAAGTTGTTGGACTCTGAAGGGAATGTCGACCAATTGGATGTAAAGACAAATGTCAACGCATTGACCAACCTGATTCAGATTGTCCGATATGCTTATAAAAAGAACCAAAAACTCACAAGCCTTATCAATGGATATGCGAAGCGTTTTGCTCTGTATTGCGGGCAACAGCAACGAGTGTTGACGGAAGATCAAATTAAGATTATGAAACAGATTGCAGATTTCGTCATCAATGACGGAGCTCTTTCTGTAAATGAACTAAACGAAATAGACACAGACCTTTGGAGAAAGGGCGTAACGAGTTTCGGAGGCAAAACGCTTGCAGAAGAAATGCAAGTTTTATCAAGATTTTTATTAAAGGTGGTAGCATAA
- a CDS encoding class I SAM-dependent DNA methyltransferase, with translation MANQKSEGALLNKVWKIANVLSSAGVGFTDYITQLTYILFLKMDDEKEELGLGSSIPDGCKWANLVTYNGTDLVDKYEDILDELSKDEGLIGTIFTKATNKIDKPVMLKKVIDMVSEENWYMMEGDFKGAIYEGILEKNGQDKKSGAGQYFTPRALISAIVDVINPKITETVADPCCGTGGFLLAAYEHMRKQSKNVEKQKFLKNNALYGADNTSLVVTLASMNLYLHDIGINKSPIAYKDSLIETTDDMYQVVMTNPPFGTRPQGSIEVSANRPDFIKTSDNQVNFLQHIMSIVKTGGRVGVVLPDSVLTDGDATKKVRDKLMKEYNLHTILRLPTGIFYAGGVKTNVLFFDKGKPTKDIWVYDYRTGVKHTMVTKPMTREHLQDFVDCYCSGHKQDRRETYNAETNPAGRWRKFSEAEIKAREDLNLKWIDATEDDDRSVKEIIDEMQSESDGIAAAVSQLKKLLGGLEI, from the coding sequence ATGGCTAATCAGAAATCGGAAGGTGCATTACTAAATAAAGTATGGAAAATCGCAAATGTCCTTTCTTCTGCGGGAGTGGGTTTTACAGACTACATCACGCAGCTAACATATATTCTCTTCTTGAAAATGGATGATGAGAAAGAAGAACTAGGTTTAGGAAGTTCTATTCCTGATGGCTGCAAATGGGCTAACCTTGTAACATATAATGGGACTGATTTAGTTGATAAATATGAGGACATTCTAGACGAACTGTCTAAAGATGAAGGCCTTATCGGTACAATTTTTACTAAAGCGACAAATAAGATTGACAAGCCTGTTATGCTGAAAAAAGTCATCGACATGGTATCAGAAGAAAACTGGTATATGATGGAAGGTGACTTCAAGGGTGCTATCTATGAAGGCATTCTAGAAAAGAACGGACAGGATAAGAAGAGTGGTGCCGGCCAGTATTTCACGCCAAGAGCACTTATCTCTGCAATTGTAGATGTAATCAATCCTAAAATTACGGAAACTGTGGCTGATCCGTGCTGTGGGACAGGCGGATTCTTACTTGCGGCTTATGAACACATGCGTAAGCAAAGTAAGAATGTTGAGAAGCAGAAGTTCTTAAAAAATAACGCTTTATACGGAGCTGACAATACTTCCTTGGTTGTAACACTTGCATCAATGAATCTGTATTTACATGATATCGGCATTAATAAGAGTCCTATTGCTTACAAGGACTCTTTGATTGAAACTACCGATGATATGTATCAAGTCGTTATGACAAATCCGCCTTTCGGAACTCGTCCGCAAGGGAGCATTGAGGTTTCCGCAAATAGGCCCGATTTTATAAAGACATCCGACAATCAAGTGAATTTTCTTCAGCACATCATGTCTATTGTTAAAACCGGTGGACGTGTCGGTGTTGTTTTACCTGATAGTGTTTTGACGGATGGAGACGCCACAAAGAAAGTAAGAGACAAGCTAATGAAAGAATACAACCTTCATACGATTTTGCGGCTTCCCACAGGAATCTTTTATGCCGGTGGTGTCAAGACTAACGTACTATTCTTTGATAAAGGCAAACCAACGAAAGATATATGGGTATATGACTACCGAACCGGCGTAAAGCATACGATGGTGACAAAACCGATGACAAGAGAACATTTACAGGATTTCGTGGACTGTTATTGTTCCGGTCATAAACAGGATCGTCGTGAAACTTATAATGCAGAAACCAACCCAGCCGGGAGATGGCGAAAGTTTTCCGAGGCAGAAATAAAAGCACGAGAAGACCTTAACCTCAAATGGATTGACGCTACAGAAGACGATGACCGATCCGTCAAAGAAATTATTGATGAGATGCAGAGCGAGTCTGACGGAATTGCGGCAGCAGTTTCTCAATTGAAGAAATTGCTGGGAGGGCTTGAAATTTGA
- a CDS encoding restriction endonuclease subunit S: MIDLKTIKDRILTFAYQGKLAEPNKLPNDNIESIHESIKGYIPVSEEEYLIDIPNEWKWTRLGYVTSNHGQITPSDTFSYIDVGTLDNVNHLLSSRENIVDAKDAPSRAKKIVETGDVIYSTVRPYLHNICIIDKDFSFTPIASTAFCVMHANEEVLDNKYLFYWLLTKEFDKYSNGDPSKGALYPAIGEKDLLRGVIPLPAVSEQKAIVEKIEAVFEILDKINALQNQYASNQEALRSKLIDAAIQGKLTEQQPDDGAAKDLIQLINKEREIQEANGKIKHVESQSSIDDDEIPFEIPTNWEWVRFGDVSYIVRGGSPRPIKQYITSDKNGINWIKIGDVEKGGKYIFETKEKIIPEGEKKSRRVYPGDFLLTNSMSFGRPYISKIEGCIHDGWLLIHDLKGFDQDYLYYLLSSRFLYNQFTQKASGSTVDNLNIDKVSSAIIPLPPLAEQKRIAKKIEELLQYCK, encoded by the coding sequence TTGATAGATTTAAAAACGATAAAAGATAGAATTCTGACATTTGCTTATCAAGGGAAGCTGGCGGAACCAAACAAGTTACCAAACGATAACATCGAATCAATACATGAGTCCATAAAAGGATATATACCAGTTTCTGAAGAAGAGTACCTTATAGATATTCCGAATGAGTGGAAATGGACTCGGTTGGGGTATGTGACAAGTAATCATGGTCAGATTACTCCGAGTGATACCTTCTCATATATTGATGTTGGTACGTTGGACAATGTGAATCACCTCTTGTCATCCCGTGAGAATATTGTGGATGCAAAAGACGCTCCATCCAGAGCAAAGAAAATCGTTGAAACAGGCGATGTTATATATTCTACCGTGCGTCCATATCTTCATAATATCTGTATTATTGATAAAGATTTTTCTTTTACGCCGATAGCAAGCACTGCCTTTTGCGTCATGCACGCAAACGAAGAAGTGTTGGATAACAAATACCTTTTCTATTGGTTGCTTACTAAGGAGTTTGATAAGTATTCTAATGGAGACCCATCAAAGGGGGCATTATACCCAGCAATCGGAGAAAAGGATCTATTGAGAGGGGTTATACCGCTACCTGCTGTTAGTGAACAAAAGGCTATAGTTGAAAAGATTGAGGCCGTCTTTGAGATTCTTGATAAAATTAATGCTTTACAGAATCAGTATGCATCTAATCAGGAAGCCCTAAGGAGCAAGTTGATTGATGCCGCCATTCAGGGAAAATTGACGGAACAACAGCCAGACGACGGAGCTGCAAAAGATTTAATCCAATTAATAAATAAAGAGCGCGAAATTCAAGAAGCCAATGGAAAAATTAAGCATGTTGAATCGCAATCTTCGATTGATGATGACGAGATTCCTTTTGAAATTCCTACCAATTGGGAATGGGTGAGATTTGGCGACGTGTCGTATATAGTCAGAGGTGGATCTCCAAGACCCATAAAGCAGTATATTACAAGTGATAAAAATGGCATCAATTGGATAAAAATAGGTGATGTTGAAAAAGGCGGCAAATACATATTTGAAACAAAAGAAAAAATTATTCCTGAAGGTGAAAAAAAGAGCAGAAGAGTTTATCCAGGAGATTTTTTGCTCACAAATTCCATGAGCTTTGGCAGGCCTTATATATCAAAGATTGAGGGCTGTATTCACGATGGATGGTTACTGATACACGATTTGAAAGGGTTTGATCAAGATTATTTGTATTATTTACTCTCATCAAGATTCCTATATAATCAATTCACCCAAAAAGCGTCAGGATCAACAGTCGACAACTTAAATATTGACAAAGTCAGTTCTGCGATAATTCCTTTGCCTCCTTTAGCCGAACAAAAAAGGATTGCAAAAAAGATCGAAGAACTATTGCAATATTGCAAATGA